In Actinomadura citrea, a single window of DNA contains:
- the tsaE gene encoding tRNA (adenosine(37)-N6)-threonylcarbamoyltransferase complex ATPase subunit type 1 TsaE, with translation MKAVTVAVPTAEDMRELGLRLAGLLRAGDLLVMTGHLGAGKTTLTQGIGEGLKVRGPITSPTFVIARVHPSLAGGPSLVHVDAYRLGGFAELDDLDLDASIAESVTIVEWGEGLAEGLAEDRLEMIISRGDGPGEGREVRIVGVGDRWSDLELGPG, from the coding sequence CGCCGAGGACATGCGCGAGCTCGGGCTGCGCCTGGCCGGGCTGCTGCGGGCGGGCGACCTGCTCGTGATGACGGGCCACCTCGGCGCGGGCAAGACGACCCTCACGCAGGGCATCGGCGAGGGGCTGAAGGTGCGCGGCCCGATCACCTCGCCCACGTTCGTCATCGCGCGGGTGCATCCGTCGCTCGCGGGCGGGCCGTCGCTGGTGCATGTGGACGCCTACCGGCTGGGCGGTTTCGCGGAGCTGGACGATCTCGATCTCGACGCGTCGATCGCGGAATCGGTGACGATCGTGGAATGGGGAGAAGGGCTCGCCGAAGGCCTCGCCGAGGACCGGCTGGAAATGATCATTTCTCGCGGTGACGGACCCGGCGAGGGGCGCGAGGTAAGGATCGTCGGGGTCGGTGATCGCTGGTCCGACCTGGAACTCGGCCCCGGATGA